A single region of the Leptospiraceae bacterium genome encodes:
- a CDS encoding VWA domain-containing protein produces MKNLDFYHLLLLILLVASVGVYIFYKIKQRMDIDTFIKVYPGVKAKMSMPPNWLLSIRYTLYVIVTILLVIAILNPSFSEEAGVEEKSVSGVDIVFLVDVSLSMNATDALPNRLSKFKETVLRQLPALNGNRLGIIAFAGVPFLYCPMTTDIAAFSDYVRGLDVDMIPNTGTNLKRAFGKAEEIFKSGKVLRNKVLILVTDGEDIKEAHHPK; encoded by the coding sequence ATGAAAAATTTGGACTTCTATCATTTACTCCTTCTTATCCTCCTTGTTGCATCAGTGGGAGTTTACATATTCTATAAAATTAAACAGAGAATGGATATTGATACATTTATCAAGGTCTACCCGGGAGTTAAGGCTAAGATGAGTATGCCGCCGAATTGGCTTCTTAGTATTCGATATACTCTCTATGTCATCGTGACTATTCTATTAGTGATTGCGATATTAAATCCTTCCTTCTCTGAGGAAGCAGGCGTGGAAGAAAAATCTGTTTCCGGAGTAGACATTGTATTTTTAGTAGATGTGAGTCTTTCTATGAATGCGACAGACGCTCTACCGAATCGACTTTCTAAATTCAAAGAGACCGTCTTACGCCAATTACCCGCTCTCAATGGAAATCGTCTCGGAATCATTGCCTTTGCGGGAGTTCCTTTTTTGTATTGTCCTATGACAACAGACATTGCGGCATTTTCGGATTATGTGCGTGGTCTTGATGTAGACATGATTCCCAACACAGGCACGAATTTAAAAAGAGCCTTCGGGAAAGCAGAAGAAATTTTTAAATCAGGCAAGGTCTTGCGAAATAAAGTATTGATATTAGTAACTGACGGCGAAGACATAAAGGAAGCACACCATCCAAAATAG